Proteins encoded by one window of Chondromyces crocatus:
- a CDS encoding glycoside hydrolase family 19 protein, with the protein MRDAFNGCYENFELIRCLRKAHFFAQVLGESGNALNPRTEDTRFSRRNIQNLWPSRNLLGQYPDLGALVDAPQETRDAEAIANRVYAGRNGNGDVASGDGWRFRGHGYIQITGRGTFQGVQNTMNSRYPGHGLDIMNNSDQVSQPRGGMISAMAYWYWKATLNPEADKGDANSTVDEVTRLVRGGRDNDINAERRAAYRTTMRTFRTPDCLDRDKPSSAAQRWYQSDEIPRASIG; encoded by the coding sequence GTGCGCGACGCCTTCAATGGCTGCTACGAGAATTTCGAGCTCATTCGCTGTCTACGCAAGGCTCACTTCTTTGCACAGGTCCTTGGTGAGTCGGGGAACGCTCTGAATCCAAGGACGGAGGACACGAGGTTTTCGAGACGAAACATCCAGAATCTCTGGCCCAGTCGCAACCTGCTCGGTCAATACCCCGATCTTGGCGCGCTCGTGGATGCGCCCCAGGAGACACGCGATGCCGAGGCGATTGCAAATCGGGTCTACGCAGGGCGTAACGGTAATGGTGACGTCGCGAGTGGTGATGGCTGGCGATTCCGCGGCCACGGCTACATCCAGATCACCGGGCGGGGAACGTTTCAAGGCGTCCAGAATACGATGAACTCACGGTATCCAGGCCACGGGCTGGACATCATGAACAACAGCGATCAGGTCAGTCAGCCGCGGGGGGGCATGATCTCGGCGATGGCCTACTGGTACTGGAAGGCGACGCTCAATCCCGAAGCGGACAAGGGCGACGCCAATTCCACGGTCGACGAGGTCACGCGTCTCGTACGTGGCGGCAGGGACAACGACATCAACGCCGAGCGTCGCGCGGCGTACCGGACGACCATGCGCACGTTCCGCACGCCAGACTGCCTCGATCGGGACAAGCCTTCGAGCGCGGCGCAGCGATGGTACCAGAGTGACGAGATCCCGCGCGCCAGCATCGGGTGA